A single Streptomyces sp. 2114.4 DNA region contains:
- the groL gene encoding chaperonin GroEL (60 kDa chaperone family; promotes refolding of misfolded polypeptides especially under stressful conditions; forms two stacked rings of heptamers to form a barrel-shaped 14mer; ends can be capped by GroES; misfolded proteins enter the barrel where they are refolded when GroES binds): MAKILKFDEDARRALERGVNKLADTVKVTIGPKGRNVVIDKKFGAPTITNDGVTIAREVEVDDPYENLGAQLVKEVATKTNDIAGDGTTTATVLAQALVREGLRNVAAGASPAALKKGIDAAVKAVSDELLATARPIDDKTDIAAVAGLSAQDKQVGELIAEAMDKVGKDGVITVEESNTFGLELDFTEGMAFDKGYLSPYMVTDQERMEAVLEDPYILIHQGKISSIQDLLPLLEKVIQAGASKPLLIIAEDVEGEALSTLVVNKIRGTFNAVAVKAPGFGDRRKAMLGDIATLTGATVIAEEVGLKLDQAGLDVLGTARRVTVTKDDTTIVDGGGKSEDVTGRVAQIKAEIESTDSDWDREKLQERLAKLAGGVCVIRVGAATEVELKEKKHRLEDAISATRAAVEEGIVSGGGSALVHAAKVLEGSLGKEGDEATGVAVVRRAAVEPLRWIAENAGLEGYVITAKVAEQDKGNGFNAATGEYGDLVKAGVIDPVKVTRSALENAASIASLLLTTETLVVEKPAEDDAAEAGHGHGHAH; the protein is encoded by the coding sequence ATGGCGAAGATCCTGAAGTTCGACGAGGACGCCCGTCGCGCCCTTGAGCGCGGCGTCAACAAGCTTGCCGACACGGTCAAGGTGACGATCGGCCCCAAGGGCCGCAACGTCGTCATCGACAAGAAGTTCGGCGCGCCGACCATCACCAACGACGGTGTCACCATCGCCCGTGAGGTCGAGGTCGACGACCCGTACGAGAACCTGGGCGCCCAGCTCGTCAAGGAGGTGGCGACCAAGACCAACGACATCGCGGGTGACGGCACCACCACCGCCACCGTGCTGGCCCAGGCGCTGGTCCGCGAGGGTCTGCGCAACGTCGCCGCCGGCGCCTCCCCGGCCGCCCTGAAGAAGGGCATCGACGCCGCCGTCAAGGCCGTCTCCGACGAGCTCCTGGCGACCGCCCGCCCGATCGACGACAAGACCGACATCGCCGCCGTGGCCGGTCTGTCCGCGCAGGACAAGCAGGTCGGCGAGCTCATCGCCGAGGCGATGGACAAGGTCGGCAAGGACGGTGTCATCACCGTCGAGGAGTCCAACACCTTCGGTCTGGAGCTGGACTTCACCGAGGGCATGGCCTTCGACAAGGGCTACCTGTCGCCGTACATGGTCACCGACCAGGAGCGGATGGAGGCCGTCCTCGAGGACCCGTACATCCTGATCCACCAGGGCAAGATCTCCTCGATCCAGGACCTGCTGCCGCTGCTGGAGAAGGTCATCCAGGCCGGTGCCTCCAAGCCGCTGCTGATCATCGCCGAGGACGTCGAGGGCGAGGCCCTGTCGACCCTGGTGGTCAACAAGATCCGTGGCACCTTCAACGCCGTGGCCGTCAAGGCCCCCGGCTTCGGTGACCGCCGCAAGGCCATGCTCGGCGACATCGCCACCCTCACCGGTGCGACCGTCATCGCCGAGGAGGTCGGCCTCAAGCTCGACCAGGCCGGTCTGGACGTGCTCGGCACCGCCCGCCGGGTGACCGTCACCAAGGACGACACCACCATCGTCGACGGTGGCGGCAAGTCCGAGGACGTCACCGGTCGCGTCGCGCAGATCAAGGCCGAGATCGAGTCCACCGACTCCGACTGGGACCGCGAGAAGCTCCAGGAGCGCCTGGCCAAGCTCGCCGGTGGCGTGTGCGTCATCCGCGTGGGCGCGGCCACCGAGGTCGAGCTCAAGGAGAAGAAGCACCGTCTGGAGGACGCCATCTCCGCGACCCGCGCCGCGGTCGAGGAGGGCATCGTCTCCGGTGGTGGCTCCGCTCTGGTGCACGCCGCCAAGGTGCTGGAGGGCTCCCTCGGCAAGGAGGGTGACGAGGCCACCGGTGTCGCCGTCGTCCGCCGCGCCGCCGTCGAGCCGCTGCGCTGGATCGCGGAGAACGCCGGCCTCGAGGGCTACGTCATCACCGCGAAGGTCGCCGAGCAGGACAAGGGCAACGGCTTCAACGCCGCCACCGGCGAGTACGGCGACCTGGTCAAGGCCGGCGTCATCGACCCGGTGAAGGTCACCCGCTCCGCCCTGGAGAACGCCGCGTCGATCGCCTCGCTGCTGCTGACGACCGAGACCCTGGTCGTCGAGAAGCCCGCGGAGGACGACGCGGCCGAGGCCGGTCACGGCCACGGGCACGCGCACTGA
- the groES gene encoding co-chaperone GroES, which translates to MTTTSSKVAIKPLEDRIVVQPLDAEQTTASGLVIPDTAKEKPQEGVVLAVGPGRVEDGKRVELDVNVGDVVLYSKYGGTEVKYNNEDYLVLSARDVLAIVEK; encoded by the coding sequence GTGACGACCACCAGCTCCAAGGTTGCCATCAAGCCGCTTGAGGACCGCATTGTGGTCCAGCCGCTCGACGCCGAGCAGACCACGGCTTCGGGCCTGGTCATTCCGGACACCGCCAAGGAGAAGCCCCAGGAGGGCGTCGTCCTGGCCGTGGGCCCGGGCCGTGTCGAGGACGGCAAGCGCGTCGAGCTCGACGTCAACGTCGGCGACGTCGTGCTCTACAGCAAGTACGGCGGCACCGAGGTGAAGTACAACAACGAGGACTACCTCGTTCTCTCGGCTCGCGACGTGCTCGCGATCGTCGAGAAGTAA
- a CDS encoding FtsW/RodA/SpoVE family cell cycle protein — MTFAALAQAPDRRRAEAWLLALAVLIADFGYACTGLSMTGRLPGGLAGFAVSMFFVALVPHLVLRRYAPRADPLILPLATLLTGLGLVLLHRLDVTYAQTPRLKIAEAASGQLVWTVIGVAVCIVILLVLRDHRVLQRYIYLTMVVALVLLMAPAFFGADMYGAKRWILLGPLSLQPGEFVKIMISVFFAGYLTVNRDALALAGRRVLGAQLPPGRQLAPIFTIWVISLLVLVFERDLGTSLIFFGVFVIMLYMATNRTSWVVCGLLMAVVGAAVVGSLEPHVHGRVTAWLDPMRAFTKEGIAEGMSNQLGQALFSFGSGGISGSGLGQGHPELIGFAGNSDFILTTVGEEMGLAGVMVVIMLYVLLAQRGLRVGLTARDPFGKLLAVGLSGALLLQVFVVAGGVTGLIPLTGKALPFLAKGGSSLVANWVMVALLLRISDHAQRRREPA, encoded by the coding sequence ATGACGTTCGCCGCACTGGCCCAGGCACCGGACCGCCGGCGGGCCGAGGCATGGCTGCTCGCCCTCGCGGTGCTGATCGCGGACTTCGGGTATGCCTGCACCGGCCTGTCGATGACCGGCCGGCTGCCCGGCGGGCTGGCCGGCTTCGCCGTCAGCATGTTCTTCGTGGCGCTGGTCCCGCACCTGGTCCTGCGCCGCTACGCGCCCCGCGCCGATCCGCTGATCCTGCCGCTGGCGACGCTGCTGACCGGACTCGGCCTGGTGCTGCTGCACCGCCTGGACGTCACCTACGCGCAGACGCCCCGGCTCAAGATCGCCGAGGCGGCGAGCGGGCAACTGGTGTGGACAGTGATCGGGGTGGCGGTCTGCATCGTCATCCTGCTGGTGCTGCGCGATCACCGCGTTCTGCAGCGCTACATCTATCTGACGATGGTGGTCGCGCTGGTGCTGCTGATGGCCCCGGCCTTCTTCGGCGCCGACATGTACGGCGCCAAGCGCTGGATCCTGCTCGGGCCGCTGTCGCTGCAGCCCGGCGAGTTCGTGAAGATCATGATCTCGGTGTTCTTCGCGGGCTACCTCACCGTCAACCGCGATGCGCTGGCACTGGCCGGACGCCGCGTCCTGGGCGCCCAACTGCCCCCGGGGCGGCAGCTCGCACCGATCTTCACCATCTGGGTGATCAGCCTGCTGGTGCTGGTCTTCGAACGGGACCTGGGCACCTCGCTGATCTTCTTCGGCGTCTTCGTGATCATGCTGTACATGGCCACGAACCGCACCAGCTGGGTGGTCTGCGGCCTCCTGATGGCCGTCGTCGGCGCGGCCGTCGTCGGCTCCCTGGAGCCCCACGTCCACGGCCGGGTCACCGCCTGGCTCGACCCGATGCGGGCCTTCACCAAGGAAGGCATCGCGGAGGGCATGTCCAACCAGCTCGGCCAGGCCCTGTTCAGCTTCGGCAGCGGCGGCATCTCCGGCAGCGGACTCGGCCAGGGCCACCCCGAGCTGATCGGCTTCGCCGGCAACAGCGACTTCATCCTCACCACCGTCGGCGAGGAAATGGGGCTGGCCGGGGTGATGGTCGTGATCATGCTGTACGTCCTGCTGGCCCAGCGCGGCCTGCGCGTCGGGCTGACCGCCCGCGACCCCTTCGGCAAGCTGCTCGCGGTCGGCCTCTCCGGCGCCCTGCTCCTCCAGGTCTTCGTCGTCGCCGGCGGCGTCACCGGCCTGATCCCCCTGACCGGCAAGGCCCTCCCCTTCCTCGCCAAGGGAGGCTCGTCCCTCGTCGCGAACTGGGTGATGGTGGCCTTGCTGCTGCGGATCAGCGACCATGCGCAGCGCCGGCGTGAGCCGGCGTAG
- a CDS encoding class I SAM-dependent methyltransferase, whose protein sequence is MNDADTFADLLTPEGQALLAELRDHTPSDELAAATRLRRTYPAPLVSAALGQAQLRQRAAAKFGADAQLMYFTPNGVEQSTRTSVAAHRAARFAALGVRTLADLCCGIGGDALALARAGIRVLAVDRDPLACAAARANAEALGLAELIEVRCADVTEVDTAGYDAVFVDPARRSKARGGRIFDPEAYSPPLSWAVEAARKAPVAALKIAPGVPHDALPEDAETEWISDGGDVKEAVVWFGAAEGGAGSITPGGRRATLLPGGDSLLGAGLPDPEPGPVGDWLYEPDGAVIRAHLVADVARRIGGRLIDPTIAYLTADRLVETPYATAYAITDVLPFHVKRLKALLREREVGIAVIKKRGSAVEPEELRRKLKLGGGRNSCTIFLTRVAGAPMMLLGRPAAEAC, encoded by the coding sequence GTGAACGACGCCGACACCTTCGCCGACCTGCTGACCCCGGAAGGCCAAGCCTTGCTGGCCGAGCTACGGGACCACACCCCGTCGGACGAGCTGGCGGCAGCCACCCGGCTGCGGCGCACGTACCCCGCGCCGCTGGTCTCCGCCGCGCTGGGCCAAGCCCAGCTACGGCAGCGCGCGGCGGCGAAGTTCGGGGCGGACGCGCAGTTGATGTACTTCACGCCGAACGGCGTCGAGCAGTCCACCCGCACCAGCGTCGCCGCCCACCGCGCGGCCCGGTTCGCCGCGCTCGGCGTCCGTACGCTGGCCGATCTGTGCTGCGGCATCGGCGGTGACGCGCTGGCGCTGGCGCGGGCCGGGATCCGGGTGCTGGCCGTCGACCGCGACCCGCTGGCCTGTGCGGCGGCCCGGGCCAATGCCGAGGCGCTGGGGCTGGCGGAGCTGATCGAGGTGCGCTGCGCGGACGTGACGGAGGTGGACACCGCCGGATATGACGCGGTGTTCGTCGATCCGGCGCGGCGCAGCAAGGCCCGCGGGGGCCGCATCTTCGATCCGGAGGCGTACTCACCGCCGCTGTCGTGGGCCGTCGAGGCGGCCCGTAAGGCCCCGGTCGCGGCGTTGAAGATCGCGCCGGGGGTGCCGCACGACGCCCTGCCCGAGGACGCCGAGACGGAGTGGATCTCGGACGGGGGCGACGTCAAGGAGGCCGTGGTGTGGTTCGGCGCGGCGGAGGGCGGGGCGGGGAGCATCACACCCGGCGGCCGCCGCGCCACGCTGCTCCCGGGCGGGGACTCGCTGCTCGGCGCAGGGCTGCCGGATCCCGAGCCGGGGCCGGTCGGGGACTGGTTGTACGAGCCGGACGGGGCGGTGATCCGCGCCCATCTGGTCGCGGATGTCGCCCGGCGGATCGGCGGGCGGCTGATCGATCCGACGATCGCGTACCTGACCGCGGACCGGCTGGTCGAGACGCCGTATGCGACGGCCTACGCGATCACCGATGTGCTGCCGTTCCATGTGAAGAGGCTCAAGGCGCTGCTGCGGGAGCGCGAGGTCGGCATCGCGGTGATCAAGAAGCGCGGCTCGGCGGTGGAGCCGGAGGAGCTGCGCAGGAAGCTGAAGCTCGGCGGGGGCCGCAACTCCTGCACGATCTTCCTGACCCGGGTCGCCGGCGCCCCCATGATGCTGCTGGGGCGCCCGGCGGCGGAGGCCTGCTGA
- the tsaD gene encoding tRNA (adenosine(37)-N6)-threonylcarbamoyltransferase complex transferase subunit TsaD, with the protein MADSRGGPLVLGIETSCDETGVGIVHGHTLLADAVASSVDEHARYGGVVPEVASRAHLEAMVPTIQRALKEAGVAASDLDGIAVTAGPGLAGALLVGVSAAKAYAYALGKPLYGVNHLASHICVDQLEHGPLPEPTMALLVSGGHSSLLLAPDITSDVRPLGSTIDDAAGEAFDKIARVLNLGFPGGPVIDRYAREGNPDAIRFPRGLTGPRDPVYDFSFSGLKTAVARWIEAKRAAGEEVPVADVSASFQEAVVDVLTRKAVRACKDNGVDHLMIGGGVAANSRLRAMAERRCEDAGITLRVPRPKLCTDNGAMVAALGAEMVARGRSASAWDLSADSSLPVTEPHVPGETGEEPSAAAHHHDHDHVHEMSKHNLYS; encoded by the coding sequence ATGGCTGACTCACGCGGCGGACCGCTCGTCCTCGGCATCGAGACCTCCTGCGACGAGACCGGTGTCGGCATCGTCCACGGCCACACCCTCCTCGCCGACGCGGTCGCCTCCAGCGTCGACGAGCACGCCCGCTACGGCGGTGTGGTGCCGGAGGTGGCCTCGCGCGCCCATCTGGAGGCGATGGTCCCCACCATCCAGCGCGCGCTGAAGGAAGCCGGGGTCGCGGCGTCCGACCTGGACGGCATCGCGGTCACCGCGGGACCCGGCCTGGCCGGTGCGCTGCTGGTCGGCGTCTCGGCCGCCAAGGCGTACGCCTACGCGCTGGGCAAGCCGCTCTACGGCGTCAACCACCTCGCCTCGCACATCTGCGTCGACCAGCTGGAGCACGGCCCGCTGCCCGAGCCCACGATGGCCCTGCTGGTGTCCGGCGGCCACTCCTCCCTCCTGCTGGCCCCGGACATCACCTCCGACGTACGGCCGCTGGGCTCGACGATCGACGACGCGGCGGGCGAGGCGTTCGACAAGATCGCGCGGGTGCTGAACCTCGGCTTCCCCGGCGGCCCGGTCATCGACCGCTACGCCCGCGAGGGCAATCCCGACGCGATCCGCTTCCCGCGCGGACTGACCGGCCCCCGCGACCCGGTCTACGACTTCTCCTTCTCCGGCCTGAAGACGGCCGTGGCCCGCTGGATCGAGGCCAAGCGGGCGGCCGGCGAGGAGGTGCCGGTGGCGGATGTCTCGGCGTCCTTCCAGGAGGCCGTGGTGGACGTGCTGACCCGTAAGGCCGTCCGGGCCTGCAAGGACAACGGAGTGGACCACCTGATGATCGGCGGCGGGGTCGCGGCCAACTCCCGGCTGCGGGCGATGGCCGAGCGCCGCTGCGAGGACGCCGGGATCACCCTGCGGGTGCCGCGGCCCAAGCTGTGCACCGACAACGGCGCGATGGTCGCCGCCCTGGGCGCCGAGATGGTGGCACGGGGCAGGTCCGCCTCCGCCTGGGACCTCTCCGCCGACTCGTCCCTCCCGGTCACCGAACCGCATGTGCCCGGGGAGACCGGCGAGGAGCCGTCCGCCGCCGCGCACCACCACGACCACGATCACGTCCACGAGATGAGCAAGCACAACCTCTACTCCTGA
- the rimI gene encoding ribosomal protein S18-alanine N-acetyltransferase, translating to MRWWDIAPVLELERELFPEDAWSPGMFWSELAHARGPYATRRYLVAELEVPRPDGGRESRLVGYGGLAAVDGTGDIQTIATAREMWGTGLGARLLTELLGAATDFECHEVLLEVRVDNVRAQRLYERFGFEPIGFRRGYYQPGNVDALVMRRTTQTSSEAPSVQGT from the coding sequence ATGCGCTGGTGGGACATCGCGCCGGTGCTGGAGCTGGAACGGGAGCTCTTCCCCGAGGACGCCTGGTCGCCGGGCATGTTCTGGTCCGAGCTGGCCCATGCGCGCGGCCCGTACGCCACCCGCCGCTACCTCGTCGCCGAACTGGAGGTGCCGCGGCCGGACGGCGGGCGGGAAAGCCGGCTGGTCGGCTACGGCGGGCTGGCCGCCGTCGACGGCACCGGCGACATCCAGACCATCGCCACCGCCCGCGAGATGTGGGGCACCGGCCTCGGCGCCCGGCTGCTGACCGAACTCCTCGGTGCCGCGACGGACTTCGAATGCCACGAGGTGCTGCTGGAGGTGCGGGTCGACAACGTGCGCGCCCAACGCCTCTACGAGCGCTTCGGCTTCGAGCCGATCGGTTTCCGCCGCGGCTACTACCAGCCCGGCAACGTCGACGCCCTGGTCATGCGGCGCACCACCCAGACCTCCTCCGAAGCACCCTCCGTACAAGGAACTTGA
- the tsaB gene encoding tRNA (adenosine(37)-N6)-threonylcarbamoyltransferase complex dimerization subunit type 1 TsaB yields the protein MLLLALDTATPAVTVALHDGTRVLAESRQVDARRHGELLLPAVDRVLAEAGQKLDAVSDIVVGVGPGPYTGLRVGLVTAATFGAALGVPVHGLCSLDGLAYASGLTEPFVVATDARRKEVYWARYKDARTPLTEPAVDRPADIADQVAGVPAVGAGAVLYDTVFTGLRREAPEHQSAGALAALAADRLAAGEELPPPRPLYLRRPDAQVPANYKVVTPR from the coding sequence GTGCTGCTGCTAGCTCTTGACACCGCCACCCCCGCCGTCACCGTCGCGCTCCACGACGGCACCCGGGTCCTCGCCGAGTCCCGCCAGGTGGATGCGCGCCGCCACGGCGAGCTGCTGCTGCCCGCCGTCGACCGGGTGCTGGCCGAGGCGGGGCAAAAACTCGACGCCGTCAGCGACATCGTGGTCGGCGTGGGTCCGGGCCCGTACACCGGCCTGCGGGTCGGCCTGGTGACCGCCGCGACCTTCGGGGCGGCGCTCGGCGTCCCCGTCCACGGCCTGTGCTCCCTGGACGGCCTCGCCTACGCCTCCGGGCTCACCGAGCCCTTCGTCGTGGCCACCGACGCCCGCCGCAAGGAGGTGTACTGGGCCCGTTACAAGGACGCCCGTACCCCCCTCACCGAGCCCGCCGTCGACCGCCCCGCGGACATCGCCGACCAGGTGGCCGGCGTCCCCGCCGTGGGCGCGGGGGCGGTGCTCTACGACACGGTCTTCACCGGTCTGCGGCGCGAGGCCCCCGAGCACCAGTCCGCCGGGGCGCTGGCCGCGCTGGCCGCGGACAGGCTGGCCGCGGGCGAGGAGCTGCCGCCCCCGCGACCGCTGTACCTGCGGCGCCCGGACGCCCAGGTGCCCGCCAATTACAAGGTGGTCACTCCCCGGTGA
- a CDS encoding L,D-transpeptidase, with translation MPAKSSTIVTALTTAAVVVVGVLGYQAAASAPDTLTQTRKDSRHSEPKSPPEHGGKKDKAPAAAPVPPSSGKGRRIVYALDAKRVWLVGADGKAVRTYPVTPSTVSPPLGAYAVGSRSVSVTGSDGIAIEHVVRFASVEGVTVGFSAAVDGSMPDPGSAKRTGGIRESRADGKAMWDFALHGTKVVVVS, from the coding sequence GTGCCCGCTAAGAGCAGCACGATCGTCACCGCGCTGACCACGGCTGCCGTGGTCGTGGTCGGTGTGCTCGGCTACCAGGCCGCGGCGTCCGCTCCGGACACCCTCACCCAGACCCGCAAGGACTCCCGCCACAGCGAGCCCAAGAGCCCGCCGGAGCACGGCGGCAAGAAGGACAAGGCCCCGGCCGCGGCCCCGGTCCCGCCCTCGTCCGGCAAGGGCCGGCGGATCGTCTATGCGCTGGACGCCAAGCGGGTCTGGCTGGTCGGCGCGGACGGCAAGGCGGTGCGTACGTACCCGGTCACGCCGAGCACGGTCAGCCCGCCGCTGGGCGCGTACGCCGTCGGCTCGCGTTCGGTGAGCGTCACGGGCTCGGACGGCATCGCGATCGAGCATGTGGTGCGGTTCGCGAGTGTGGAAGGCGTCACCGTCGGCTTCAGCGCGGCCGTCGACGGCTCCATGCCCGACCCGGGCTCGGCGAAGCGGACCGGCGGCATTCGTGAGTCGCGGGCCGACGGCAAGGCGATGTGGGACTTCGCCCTGCACGGCACCAAGGTCGTCGTGGTCTCCTGA
- the tsaE gene encoding tRNA (adenosine(37)-N6)-threonylcarbamoyltransferase complex ATPase subunit type 1 TsaE, whose amino-acid sequence MSTTGAIAHVTVKSPDQMQELGRRLAPLLRPGDLVLLTGELGAGKTTLTRGLGEGLGVRGAVTSPTFVIARVHPSLTGGPALVHVDAYRLGGGLDEMEDLDLDVSLPESVVVVEWGDGKVEELSEDRLHVVIGRAVGAQAPGGAGGHPEDDVDDVREVTVTGLGARWADAGLLALETC is encoded by the coding sequence ATGAGCACCACCGGAGCGATTGCGCATGTCACCGTCAAGTCCCCCGACCAGATGCAGGAGTTGGGCCGCCGGCTGGCCCCGCTGCTGCGCCCCGGCGACCTGGTACTGCTCACCGGTGAGCTGGGCGCCGGCAAGACGACGCTGACCCGTGGCCTGGGCGAGGGGCTGGGCGTCCGCGGCGCCGTGACCTCGCCCACCTTCGTCATCGCCCGGGTGCACCCCTCGCTGACCGGCGGCCCCGCGCTGGTGCATGTCGACGCGTACCGGCTCGGCGGCGGGCTGGACGAGATGGAGGACCTGGACCTCGATGTCTCGCTGCCGGAGTCGGTGGTGGTCGTGGAGTGGGGCGACGGCAAGGTCGAGGAGCTTTCCGAGGACCGGTTGCACGTGGTCATCGGGCGTGCCGTGGGTGCACAGGCGCCCGGTGGTGCGGGCGGGCATCCCGAGGACGACGTGGACGATGTGCGGGAGGTGACGGTCACCGGCCTCGGCGCACGCTGGGCGGACGCCGGCCTGCTCGCGCTGGAGACCTGCTGA
- a CDS encoding alpha/beta fold hydrolase produces MTEGQEAAVQAVETAAEVAGNWAKAGRHAGVAGAAIGVVAAGAAAGVAIERLTVGRGMRRRARLALDAAGPYGTLRGTPGAAIAEDGTELYYEVDEPGPPEKDDAADKGAVNGKHAKHGKSDRSAKPVRGKEARAAQEAHGGLRKRLTAALGRRSQAPTVVFSHGYCLSQDSWHFQRSALRGTVRTVHWDQRSHGRSSRGHGQIDGTEPVTIDLLGRDLKAVLDAAVPEGPIVLVGHSMGGMTVMALADQFPEYVAQRVVGVALIGTSAGRLSEVGFGLPSMGVKAFHWLAPGVLKALGWQREIVERGRRATADLFAGLIKRYSFGTPEKVDPGIARFGERLIEATPIDVVAEFFPAFAVHDKTEALVAYDAVPALVLAGESDLITPADHSRTIAEVLPDAELVCVPGAGHLVMLERPELVNEHLVSLVERASAAARSSRHARA; encoded by the coding sequence ATGACCGAGGGACAGGAAGCCGCCGTGCAGGCGGTCGAGACCGCGGCCGAAGTGGCCGGCAACTGGGCGAAGGCCGGCCGGCACGCCGGTGTCGCCGGCGCCGCGATCGGCGTGGTCGCGGCAGGCGCCGCGGCCGGTGTGGCGATAGAGCGGCTGACGGTCGGCCGCGGGATGCGGCGCCGCGCCCGGCTCGCACTGGACGCCGCGGGACCGTACGGCACGCTGCGCGGCACCCCGGGCGCCGCGATCGCCGAGGACGGCACCGAGCTGTATTACGAGGTCGACGAGCCGGGCCCGCCGGAGAAGGACGACGCGGCGGACAAGGGCGCGGTGAACGGCAAGCACGCCAAGCACGGCAAGAGCGACCGGTCCGCCAAGCCGGTACGCGGCAAGGAGGCCCGCGCCGCGCAGGAGGCCCACGGCGGGCTGCGCAAGCGGCTGACGGCGGCACTGGGACGGCGCTCGCAGGCCCCCACGGTCGTCTTCAGCCACGGCTACTGCCTGAGCCAGGACTCCTGGCACTTCCAGCGCTCCGCGCTGCGCGGCACGGTGCGCACCGTCCACTGGGACCAGCGCAGCCACGGCCGCTCCTCGCGCGGCCACGGCCAGATCGACGGGACGGAACCGGTCACCATCGACCTGCTGGGCCGGGACCTGAAGGCGGTGCTGGACGCCGCGGTCCCCGAGGGGCCGATCGTGCTGGTCGGGCACTCCATGGGCGGGATGACGGTGATGGCGCTGGCCGACCAGTTCCCCGAGTACGTCGCGCAGCGGGTGGTCGGGGTGGCCCTGATCGGCACCTCGGCGGGCCGGCTCAGCGAGGTCGGCTTCGGACTGCCGTCCATGGGCGTCAAGGCCTTCCACTGGCTCGCGCCGGGCGTCCTCAAGGCGCTGGGCTGGCAGCGCGAGATCGTCGAGCGCGGGCGGCGGGCCACCGCCGACCTCTTCGCGGGGCTGATCAAGCGCTACTCGTTCGGGACGCCGGAGAAGGTGGACCCGGGCATCGCCCGCTTCGGCGAGCGGCTGATCGAGGCGACCCCGATCGATGTGGTCGCCGAGTTCTTCCCGGCGTTCGCGGTGCACGACAAGACCGAGGCGCTGGTGGCGTACGACGCGGTGCCCGCGCTGGTGCTCGCCGGGGAGAGCGATCTGATCACCCCCGCCGACCACAGCCGGACGATCGCCGAGGTGCTGCCCGACGCGGAGCTGGTGTGTGTCCCCGGCGCCGGGCACCTGGTGATGCTGGAGCGGCCCGAGCTGGTCAATGAACATCTGGTGTCGCTGGTGGAACGCGCGAGCGCGGCGGCCCGCAGCTCGCGGCACGCCCGCGCCTGA